The proteins below are encoded in one region of Lonchura striata isolate bLonStr1 chromosome 1, bLonStr1.mat, whole genome shotgun sequence:
- the ZFAND1 gene encoding AN1-type zinc finger protein 1: protein MAELEVGQHCGVPECRQLDFLPFVCDGCSGIFCLQHRSRDAHGCSEVNVRNSTVKPDQHRSYPCSYKDCNGKELLPVLCPYCEKHFCLRHRHQSDHECEKLDTPKPRMAATQQLVQDIIDSKKSDEVKSKKRKGAKNSETAAKVALMKLKMHACGDKSLPQTERIYFQVFLPKGNKEKSKPMFFCSKWSIGKVVDFAASLASLKNDNNKSTSQKLRLCHTASGEALPFEHTLETWLSDKDYPLYNGGNIILEYLHNDVLFIEDTESYFS from the exons ATGGCGGAGCTGGAGGTGGGGCAGCACTGCGGGGTGCCCGAGTGCCGCCAGCTCG attttcttccctttgtaTGTGATGGCTGTTCAGGTATCTTTTG CCTTCAGCACAGGAGCCGAGATGCTCATGGGTGTTCTGAG GTGAATGTAAGAAACAGCACTGTGAAACCTGATCAGCACAGATCTTACCCATGCTCATACAAGGACTGCAATGGAAAGGAGCTTTTGCCAGTGTTATGTCCTTActgtgaaaaacatttttgtctCAG ACATCGTCATCAATCAGACCATGAATGTGAGAAGCTGGACACACCGAAACCTCGAATGGCTGCCACTCAGCAGCTTGTTCAAGATATTATAG ATTCTAAAAAGAGTGACGaagtgaaaagcaaaaaacGTAAAGGAGCAAAAAACAGTGAGACAGCAGCAAAAGTGGCATTAATGAAGCTGAAAATGCATGCATGTGGGGACAAGTCTTTGCCTCAG ACAGAAAGAATTTACTTTCAAGTATTTTTACCAAAAGGgaacaaagagaaaagcaagCCCATGTTCTTCTGCAGTAAGTGGAGTATTGGCAAAGTGGTAGATTTTGCAGCTTCCTTAGCAAGCCTTAAAAATGACAACAACAAATCAACATCCCAA AAACTGAGATTATGCCATACTGCCTCTGGAGAAGCCTTGCCATTTGAGCACACACTGGAAACATGGCTATCTGATAAAGACTATCCACTGTACAATGGAGGGAATATAATTCTGGAGTATCTTCATAATGATGTTCTATTTATAGAAGATACAGAATCCTACTTTAGTTAG
- the CHMP4C gene encoding charged multivesicular body protein 4c: MSKISKFFKGGGSAASKGRGGPSPQEALARLRETEEMLSKKQEYLETRIERELAVARQHGTRNKRAALQALKRKKRYEKQLNQIDGTLSTIEFQREALENSHTNTEVLKNMGYAAQAMKKVHENMDLNKIDDLMQDITEQQDVAQEISDAISNRATFGDEFDEDELMAELEELEQEELNKGMRDVTLPSVPSTSLPSRPASTRKRAEDEDEMKKLAAWAS; the protein is encoded by the exons ATGAGCAAGATCTCCAAGTTCTTCAAGGGGGGCGGCTCGGCCGCCTCCAAGGGCCGCGGGGGTCCCTCGCCGCAGGAGGCGCTGGCCCGGCTGCGAGAGACGGAGGAGATGCTCAGCAAGAAGCAGGAGTACCTGGAGACGCGGATCGAGCGGGAGCTGGCGGTAGCGCGGCAGCACGGCACCAGGAACAAGCGGG CTGCCTTACAagcactgaagagaaaaaagagatatGAGAAACAGTTGAATCAAATTGATGGGACACTTTCAACCATTGAGTTCCAGAGAGAGGCATTGGAAAATTCCCACACCAACACAGAAGTGCTCAAGAATATGGGTTATGCTGCACAAGCTATGAAAAAAGTACATGAAAATAT GGATTTGAACAAAATTGATGATTTGATGCAAGATATCACTGAACAGCAAGATGTTGCCCAGGAAATTTCAGACGCTATCTCAAACCGAGCCACCTTTGGTGATGAGTTTGACGAG GATGAGTTGATGGCAGAATTGGAAGAACTGGAGCAAGAAGAACTGAACAAGGGAATGAGAGATGTCACATTGCCAAGTGTTCCATCCACATCGTTGCCTTCTCGTCCTG CATCGACCAGGAAAAGAgcagaagatgaagatgaaatgAAGAAACTGGCTGCCTGGGCTTCATAA